In Anomaloglossus baeobatrachus isolate aAnoBae1 chromosome 3, aAnoBae1.hap1, whole genome shotgun sequence, one genomic interval encodes:
- the GPR119 gene encoding glucose-dependent insulinotropic receptor, whose protein sequence is MSSSIYAAFHILLSILIPAANIPVIVILSKLLKKRRCKSYIFILNLAAADLLVGLMCIMEALDDIFDEEFDRNLFFCLLRLCFTVTPCIGSMLTLLLISLDRYLAVKMPLYYIKIMNGKCVGISLAVLWVVAFFVGHMPLIAPSLQHNNYTGICGLFYATKSDYLYVLCFVIFLPALVTIVCLHIAVGRIAYFHHRRIQRTRAISGLPSNHPAHSSHFKAARTVLIVIVCFTLSWGPYYITGIIQATCTSCKLVDLLKDILFVMGEANSLLNPIIYTFYCRDIRSYLYQHLICRRRKVKPQVLALVQFTNIGGAAGHENSTLAQISGDTGHNLSIVTCNGEYCKGTS, encoded by the coding sequence ATGTCCAGCTCCATCTATGCTGCTTTTCACATTCTGCTCAGTATCCTCATCCCAGCTGCCAATATTCCGGTCATTGTCATCTTGTCCAAGCTGCTGAAGAAAAGGCGCTGCAAGAGTTACATCTTCATCCTGAACCTGGCTGCTGCAGACCTTCTGGTGGGACTCATGTGCATCATGGAAGCCCTAGATGACATCTTTGATGAGGAGTTTGACAGGAACCTTTTCTTCTGTCTGCTGAGGTTATGCTTCACAGTCACTCCTTGCATTGGATCTATGTTAACTCTCCTCTTAATCTCCCTGGACAGATACCTGGCTGTGAAGATGCCACTATATTACATTAAGATCATGAATGGTAAGTGTGTTGGCATTTCTCTGGCTGTACTGTGGGTGGTCGCCTTCTTTGTTGGCCACATGCCTTTAATAGCCCCCTCACTGCAGCACAACAACTACACTGGAATCTGTGGACTCTTCTATGCAACAAAGAGTGACTATCTGTATGTTCTGTGCTTCGTTATTTTCCTGCCAGCCTTAGTGACTATCGTGTGTCTCCACATTGCTGTTGGAAGAATTGCCTATTTCCACCACAGACGGATCCAGAGAACAAGGGCCATTAGTGGTCTTCCCAGCAACCACCCAGCACATTCATCCCACTTCAAGGCAGCTAGAACAGTTCTTATAGTCATTGTCTGCTTCACCCTATCATGGGGTCCTTACTACATCACTGGAATCATCCAAGCCACTTGCACCTCCTGCAAGCTGGTGGACTTACTAAAGGATATTTTATTTGTAATGGGCGAAGCAAACTCTCTTCTTAACCCCATCATCTATACCTTCTATTGTAGAGACATAAGAAGTTACCTATACCAACATCTTATCTGCAGAAGAAGAAAGGTGAAGCCTCAGGTGTTAGCATTGGTCCAGTTCACCAATATTGGAGGAGCAGCTGGCCATGAAAACTCTACACTGGCCCAAATATCTGGAGACACTGGCCATAACCTGTCCATTGTAACATGCAATGGTGAATATTGTAAAGGCacatcttaa